In Aquimarina spinulae, a single window of DNA contains:
- a CDS encoding AAA family ATPase: MPKRYIITGAPGTGKTSLIQALQANGYQCFSEISRKIILEQQQIKSDKTPWGDLPAFANLVYQETIRELQLPIEKNIFVDRGLPDIIAYLKAKSHPIPKHLLDFPFKTHYASTVFLMSPWEEIYINDPQRLQSYQEALHIHKHLIEVYQNFNFTIEVVPKTTLTKRVDFIQSFI, from the coding sequence ATGCCCAAAAGATATATCATTACCGGAGCACCGGGAACCGGAAAAACAAGTTTAATCCAGGCTTTACAAGCTAATGGATATCAATGCTTTTCTGAAATTTCTAGAAAAATAATACTTGAACAACAACAAATAAAAAGTGACAAAACTCCTTGGGGAGACCTTCCTGCATTTGCTAATTTAGTATATCAAGAAACGATTAGAGAACTACAGCTTCCTATTGAAAAAAATATATTTGTAGATCGAGGACTGCCTGATATTATTGCCTATCTAAAAGCCAAATCTCATCCTATTCCAAAACACCTGTTGGACTTTCCGTTCAAAACACATTATGCGTCTACTGTATTTTTAATGTCTCCCTGGGAAGAAATCTATATCAATGATCCTCAACGTCTTCAATCTTATCAGGAAGCATTACATATTCATAAGCATCTTATAGAAGTCTACCAAAACTTCAATTTTACAATAGAGGTAGTACCTAAAACAACTTTAACAAAACGTGTGGATTTTATCCAATCATTTATTTAG
- a CDS encoding NAD(P)-dependent oxidoreductase, producing the protein MKKSKHISILGCGWLGLPLAIDRIANGDTVKGSTTTESKIDKLKAEGIIPHLFTLGKSSEKEYIDFVSGSEIVIINFPPKRISNIIEIYQDQIKSILPFISEIQKIIFISSTSVYQNTNGEVTETLNIEPEKESGKAVAAVERLLQEQFENRVSIIRLSGLIGDDRLPGRFLANKKEVQNGDVPINVIHREDCIGLINAVIEKEAWGEIINGCADQHPIRKEYYTLAAQKIGLTPPTFIKQEKQAYKIISNTKSKTLLGYSYIYPDPLKLI; encoded by the coding sequence GTGAAGAAGTCTAAACACATAAGCATATTAGGTTGTGGATGGTTAGGATTACCATTGGCAATAGATCGAATTGCCAACGGAGATACGGTAAAAGGGTCTACCACTACAGAAAGTAAAATCGACAAGCTAAAAGCCGAAGGGATTATACCTCATCTTTTTACACTTGGGAAGTCTTCAGAAAAAGAATATATAGATTTTGTATCCGGAAGCGAAATTGTCATTATCAATTTTCCTCCTAAACGAATCTCTAATATTATAGAAATATACCAAGACCAAATAAAAAGTATACTTCCCTTTATTTCTGAAATTCAAAAAATAATCTTTATCAGCTCTACCTCGGTATATCAAAATACTAATGGAGAGGTAACTGAAACATTGAATATTGAACCAGAAAAAGAATCAGGAAAGGCAGTTGCTGCTGTAGAGCGACTATTGCAAGAACAATTTGAAAATAGAGTGAGCATTATTCGACTATCTGGTCTTATTGGTGATGATCGATTACCAGGTCGATTTCTTGCTAATAAAAAAGAAGTGCAAAATGGAGATGTTCCTATTAATGTAATCCATAGAGAGGATTGTATTGGATTAATTAATGCAGTTATAGAAAAAGAAGCCTGGGGAGAAATTATAAATGGTTGTGCAGACCAACATCCCATACGAAAAGAATACTATACGCTTGCTGCCCAAAAAATTGGACTTACCCCTCCTACTTTTATCAAGCAAGAAAAGCAAGCCTATAAGATTATCTCTAATACCAAAAGCAAAACACTTTTAGGGTATTCTTATATCTATCCCGATCCCTTAAAATTGATTTGA
- a CDS encoding pyridoxal phosphate-dependent aminotransferase: MIYGHGDDGYRYAIPFKANFSSNIWHEGTSELLLSYLREQLPLIANYPTPSADLLTQQVAEHHRLNSSQVVITNGATEAFYNITPLFSGKKAAIGIPTFSEYEDACLRSGMKIRYLDRSEALHTSFEEDLVFLCNPNNPNGYSNTILEIEKLVSDFPDTTFVIDEAYIEFTHKIRSCVELLEKYTNLIIVKSLTKLFSIPGLRLGYMLCSTAIGEKLQHAKIPWNVNTMAIEAGKYIFKNYKALYPDMATLLGYSSQLQQQIDTLDGFTVTPSNTNYFVVKLETPSAPLLKDYLAHTHQLLIRDASNFRGLGSHYIRIASQSPEKNELLINALQQWSMLQ; the protein is encoded by the coding sequence ATGATATACGGACACGGTGATGACGGTTATCGTTATGCAATACCATTTAAAGCTAATTTTAGTTCTAATATTTGGCATGAAGGGACTTCAGAGCTATTACTTTCATATCTTAGAGAGCAACTGCCTCTTATTGCTAATTACCCAACGCCTAGTGCAGACCTATTAACACAACAAGTAGCAGAGCACCATAGATTAAATTCATCACAAGTAGTAATAACTAACGGAGCTACAGAAGCTTTTTATAATATAACCCCTCTCTTTTCTGGTAAAAAAGCCGCTATAGGCATTCCTACCTTTTCTGAGTATGAAGATGCTTGTTTAAGGAGTGGCATGAAAATCAGGTACCTTGATCGTTCTGAAGCACTACATACATCTTTTGAAGAAGATCTCGTATTTCTTTGTAACCCTAACAATCCCAATGGTTATAGCAATACGATTCTAGAAATAGAGAAATTAGTATCCGATTTCCCCGATACTACATTTGTTATCGACGAAGCCTACATCGAGTTTACCCATAAGATCAGATCTTGTGTCGAGCTTCTCGAAAAATATACCAATCTCATTATTGTAAAATCGTTAACCAAATTATTCTCGATACCAGGATTACGGTTAGGATACATGTTGTGTAGTACAGCAATAGGTGAAAAACTGCAGCATGCTAAAATACCATGGAATGTTAATACCATGGCAATTGAAGCAGGAAAATATATATTTAAAAACTATAAGGCTTTATACCCGGATATGGCAACACTTCTAGGATATAGCAGTCAATTACAACAACAAATTGATACATTAGATGGATTTACTGTTACCCCATCAAATACTAATTATTTTGTAGTAAAACTAGAAACACCTAGTGCTCCTCTTCTCAAAGATTATTTAGCACATACCCATCAATTATTGATCAGAGATGCTTCAAATTTTAGAGGTTTAGGTAGTCATTACATTCGTATTGCTAGTCAGAGTCCCGAGAAAAATGAACTATTAATTAATGCTTTACAGCAATGGAGTATGCTACAGTAA
- a CDS encoding (2Fe-2S) ferredoxin domain-containing protein yields the protein MGKNLSKVNTTFQFCDGGSCKKAKGEIAIREARAYLRNKGLWDATHTIKTRCNGRCEDAPTWIVQPGNYWYKNLTPDKAVSILKSHLEEDQPVEEYLLYKEGWSVLLTENEKTIAPITFKDKTDTELGEALVARSFASDQHLYPLFKYLFQEPKPIAVQQYDAASIEIKSSHLVDYTDDYEVKITGEDLQLQLTIAGIPKDISDEIADRKVSVAEVIWLKKSTIFTKAIRLKNKKGKHLVTFWIKEEDTVTWEHILTVYLGMSPNHIRISEEV from the coding sequence ATGGGAAAAAATCTAAGTAAAGTAAACACCACCTTTCAATTTTGTGATGGAGGGTCTTGCAAAAAAGCAAAAGGTGAGATCGCTATACGTGAAGCCAGAGCATATCTTCGTAACAAAGGGCTTTGGGACGCTACTCATACTATTAAAACAAGATGTAATGGTCGCTGCGAAGATGCACCAACCTGGATTGTACAACCAGGTAACTATTGGTATAAAAACTTAACTCCCGATAAAGCCGTTTCAATTCTAAAATCCCATTTAGAAGAAGATCAACCTGTCGAAGAGTACTTATTATATAAAGAAGGGTGGTCGGTCTTACTAACCGAAAATGAAAAAACCATTGCTCCTATTACTTTTAAAGATAAAACAGATACAGAATTGGGAGAAGCCTTAGTAGCCCGATCTTTTGCCTCTGATCAACACCTTTATCCTTTATTTAAGTACTTATTTCAAGAACCTAAACCTATTGCTGTGCAACAATACGATGCAGCTTCAATTGAAATAAAATCGTCTCACCTGGTAGATTACACCGATGATTATGAAGTCAAAATTACCGGAGAAGACCTTCAGTTACAATTAACTATTGCTGGAATCCCTAAAGACATTTCAGATGAGATAGCCGATCGTAAAGTAAGTGTGGCAGAGGTGATCTGGCTTAAAAAATCTACTATCTTTACCAAGGCAATACGTCTGAAAAATAAAAAAGGAAAACACCTGGTAACATTTTGGATAAAAGAAGAGGATACAGTGACCTGGGAGCATATTCTTACTGTTTATCTAGGGATGTCACCAAATCATATTAGAATCAGTGAAGAAGTCTAA
- a CDS encoding cobyric acid synthase: MTKLRPIMFVGTGSDVGKSILVTGICRLLKQKGYTPAPFKAQNMSLNSFVTPDGLEIGRAQAVQAEACKIDCATDMNPILLKPSGANKSQIVLHGKPIGDQTIKEYFLGNNKQQLFEEAKTAFLRLQEKYNPIVLEGAGSISELNLKHRDIVNMRMAQAAGADVYLIADIDKGGVFASVYGSIALLEPWEKKLLKGVIINKFRGDISLFEDGKKMLEKLTGIPVLGVVPYANDIYIEEEDSVALQKKEKTAVSGLVNIAVVLLPYISNYTDFNVLEKDTRTHLFYSNDPKSISEADIIILPGSKNTIQDLIFLREKGIAKVILDAHKSQKNIIGICGGYQMLGKMIEDPLGVESDIKTIPGLGILPIKTQLTSEKTTTQCNFTFKAYPETISGYEIHMGETTVEGHQPLNYIDGQPEGYIQGNCWGTYIHGILDHATVVEDVLQNFTNTKTSFDYEAYKEENYDKLAALLEKSIDIDSIISEMHIIS, translated from the coding sequence ATGACAAAATTACGGCCTATTATGTTTGTAGGAACAGGATCAGATGTTGGCAAAAGCATTCTTGTTACTGGTATTTGTAGACTATTGAAACAGAAAGGATATACTCCTGCTCCATTTAAAGCACAAAATATGTCGCTTAATAGTTTTGTAACTCCCGATGGATTAGAAATTGGGAGAGCACAAGCTGTACAGGCCGAAGCATGTAAAATTGATTGCGCTACAGATATGAATCCCATCTTATTAAAGCCTTCTGGGGCAAATAAGTCTCAAATCGTTTTGCACGGCAAACCTATTGGTGATCAAACCATTAAAGAGTATTTTTTAGGAAATAATAAACAACAACTTTTTGAAGAAGCCAAAACCGCATTTCTTCGACTTCAGGAAAAATATAATCCTATTGTTTTAGAAGGAGCAGGAAGCATTAGCGAACTTAATCTAAAGCATCGCGATATTGTAAACATGCGTATGGCACAAGCAGCTGGTGCAGATGTATACCTTATTGCCGATATCGATAAAGGAGGAGTTTTTGCAAGTGTATATGGCTCAATAGCACTTCTCGAACCCTGGGAAAAGAAACTTTTGAAAGGAGTAATTATCAACAAATTTAGAGGAGATATTTCTTTATTTGAAGATGGAAAAAAGATGTTAGAAAAGCTAACCGGAATTCCCGTCTTAGGAGTTGTACCTTATGCCAATGACATTTATATTGAAGAAGAAGACTCTGTAGCTCTACAGAAAAAGGAGAAAACCGCAGTGAGTGGGTTAGTGAATATAGCTGTTGTACTATTACCTTATATTTCTAATTATACCGATTTTAATGTATTAGAAAAGGATACAAGAACACATCTCTTTTATTCTAATGATCCCAAAAGTATATCTGAAGCCGATATTATTATACTTCCGGGGAGTAAAAACACTATCCAGGATCTTATATTTCTTAGAGAAAAAGGCATTGCTAAAGTGATATTAGATGCACACAAATCACAAAAAAACATTATCGGTATTTGCGGTGGATATCAGATGCTAGGAAAAATGATAGAAGATCCCCTGGGAGTTGAAAGTGATATTAAAACGATTCCCGGATTAGGTATTTTACCTATAAAAACTCAATTAACTTCAGAAAAGACAACCACGCAATGTAACTTTACATTTAAAGCGTATCCTGAAACCATTTCGGGATATGAAATCCATATGGGAGAAACTACGGTTGAAGGTCATCAACCCTTAAATTATATCGATGGCCAACCAGAAGGATATATCCAGGGGAATTGTTGGGGAACCTATATTCATGGAATTTTGGATCACGCTACCGTAGTTGAAGATGTGTTACAAAATTTCACCAATACCAAAACATCTTTTGATTATGAAGCCTATAAAGAAGAAAATTATGATAAGTTAGCGGCTTTATTAGAAAAAAGTATTGATATCGATTCTATTATTTCTGAAATGCACATTATATCATGA
- the cbiB gene encoding adenosylcobinamide-phosphate synthase CbiB: MEYATVIIPLVIGYILDLIFGDPRWLPHPIRLFGNSIAFGEKKLNTNPFAFIKGMVLTIGLLASTITFFYYVQKLISPYIITYYTFTSVFVFYALANKSLIDEGRAVFTALQEGIEQGRKRLSWIVGRETDQLNPQQIKTAVFETLSENLSDGVIAPLFYYALFGVAGAMGYKMINTLDSMIGYKNDRYINFGKFAAKLDDVVNYIPARITAFLMLLVTGKLHKISFVVKYGKQHSSPNAGYPEAALAAILDCKFGGPNYYHGKLIEKPFIGTNDRILKDQEIKTVARINQKVTFTFVLLICVVYYFL; the protein is encoded by the coding sequence ATGGAGTATGCTACAGTAATCATTCCTTTAGTGATTGGGTATATTCTCGATTTGATATTCGGAGATCCCCGGTGGCTTCCTCATCCTATACGATTATTCGGAAATAGTATTGCTTTTGGTGAAAAAAAACTAAACACAAACCCTTTTGCTTTTATAAAGGGAATGGTGCTTACCATTGGATTACTCGCAAGCACAATTACATTCTTTTATTATGTTCAAAAACTCATTTCTCCATATATCATTACCTATTATACGTTCACCTCTGTATTTGTGTTCTACGCCTTAGCAAATAAAAGTTTAATAGATGAAGGCCGAGCTGTTTTTACAGCTTTACAAGAAGGAATAGAGCAAGGTAGAAAACGACTATCATGGATTGTGGGTCGGGAAACAGACCAATTAAATCCACAACAAATAAAAACAGCGGTATTCGAAACATTATCAGAGAATCTTAGTGATGGAGTTATTGCTCCTCTTTTCTACTATGCATTATTTGGAGTGGCCGGTGCTATGGGATACAAAATGATCAATACTCTTGATTCTATGATTGGTTACAAAAATGATAGGTATATAAATTTTGGGAAATTTGCTGCAAAACTAGACGATGTGGTTAACTATATCCCGGCTAGAATTACGGCATTCTTAATGTTACTGGTAACTGGCAAACTTCATAAAATCTCTTTTGTAGTGAAATATGGTAAACAACATTCCAGTCCTAATGCCGGATATCCCGAAGCTGCGCTGGCTGCGATTCTGGATTGTAAATTTGGCGGACCTAATTACTATCACGGAAAACTAATTGAAAAACCTTTTATAGGAACAAATGATCGAATCCTGAAAGATCAGGAAATAAAAACGGTAGCAAGGATCAATCAAAAAGTAACCTTTACATTTGTCCTTTTAATTTGTGTGGTTTACTATTTTTTATAA
- a CDS encoding sirohydrochlorin chelatase, producing the protein MKEGILLCGHGSRREAAITSFKRLVSILKERYENDYEVDYGFLEFNHPTYEAAVERMYLNGIRKIYALPVILFAGSHAKNDIPYELNTIQSYHEDLTIAMGKHIGVNSFLLDLAVKRIEETEATLSKLDRKETCLVVVGRGTTDPDANSDVCKLTSMLWEGMGYGFATTAYSGTAYPKVDESLQMIEKLGFKRTIVIPFFFFTGVLLERIYGHVTDINTSSTLEYIYTDPFGTDELLMKAFDERLEEAKTGTAHMNCQLCKYRKQVVGFEQDYGKEQVGHHLNVKGILFEEDEKPGEVKNSLGSKIKKVLGI; encoded by the coding sequence ATGAAAGAAGGAATATTACTTTGTGGACACGGTAGTCGTAGAGAAGCTGCCATTACTTCTTTTAAACGGCTGGTAAGTATCCTAAAAGAACGTTATGAGAATGACTATGAAGTAGATTATGGGTTTTTAGAATTTAATCACCCTACTTATGAAGCTGCAGTAGAGCGTATGTACCTTAATGGAATCCGAAAAATATATGCGCTTCCGGTTATTTTATTTGCCGGATCTCATGCCAAAAATGATATCCCTTATGAATTGAACACCATTCAAAGTTATCATGAAGATCTAACCATTGCTATGGGAAAGCATATTGGTGTCAATTCCTTTTTGTTAGATCTTGCAGTAAAGCGAATCGAAGAGACAGAGGCTACCCTATCTAAACTAGATCGAAAAGAAACCTGCCTGGTGGTTGTGGGCAGAGGGACAACTGACCCCGATGCCAATAGCGATGTATGTAAGCTAACCAGTATGCTCTGGGAAGGAATGGGATATGGATTTGCTACCACAGCATACAGCGGAACAGCCTATCCCAAAGTTGATGAATCGTTACAAATGATTGAAAAATTAGGATTTAAACGAACAATCGTTATTCCTTTTTTCTTTTTTACAGGAGTATTACTAGAACGTATTTATGGTCATGTTACCGATATAAATACATCTTCTACCCTAGAATATATCTATACAGATCCTTTTGGTACCGATGAATTATTGATGAAAGCTTTTGATGAACGCTTAGAAGAAGCTAAAACAGGTACTGCTCATATGAACTGCCAACTTTGTAAATATCGAAAGCAAGTAGTAGGGTTCGAGCAGGATTATGGTAAAGAACAAGTTGGACATCATCTAAACGTAAAAGGTATTCTTTTTGAAGAAGATGAAAAACCAGGTGAAGTAAAAAACTCGTTAGGTAGTAAAATCAAGAAGGTATTAGGGATTTAG
- the cobA gene encoding uroporphyrinogen-III C-methyltransferase produces MNIVAIVGAGPGDPELLTVKASRFIKEADVILHDNLVSDAILAINTTGEKVYVGRKFGDTSDQIERQQKINELLCAHYQKGKKVVRLKSGDPYVYGRAAEEARYLTKKNVPFEVIPGISAALAAANIFNIPITERNKSNAMLICTAHTADYSFEQLTGIAHMLKAGNTISIYMGLKSLHRIIPKLLEVCEDDTIPVNAASNVSRSNQEIITGTLGTIQEQIKNSTLQMPVVLLIGAHPIR; encoded by the coding sequence ATGAATATTGTAGCCATAGTAGGTGCTGGTCCCGGAGACCCAGAATTATTAACTGTAAAAGCATCTCGCTTTATCAAAGAAGCAGATGTGATCCTTCATGATAATCTCGTTTCAGATGCTATTTTAGCGATTAATACAACTGGAGAAAAAGTATATGTAGGGCGTAAATTTGGAGATACTTCTGATCAAATAGAACGCCAGCAAAAGATCAATGAATTACTTTGTGCTCATTACCAAAAAGGCAAAAAAGTAGTACGTCTTAAATCTGGTGATCCCTATGTCTACGGAAGAGCGGCTGAGGAAGCACGATATTTAACCAAAAAAAATGTTCCTTTTGAGGTAATTCCCGGTATTTCTGCAGCACTGGCAGCAGCAAATATTTTTAATATTCCCATTACCGAAAGAAATAAATCCAATGCCATGCTGATATGCACGGCACATACAGCTGATTATTCTTTTGAGCAACTCACTGGGATTGCACATATGCTTAAAGCCGGAAATACCATCTCAATATATATGGGACTTAAAAGTCTGCATAGGATTATCCCTAAGCTTTTAGAAGTTTGCGAAGACGATACTATCCCTGTTAACGCAGCCTCTAATGTATCGCGATCTAATCAGGAAATTATAACAGGCACGCTAGGTACTATACAGGAACAGATTAAAAACAGTACATTGCAAATGCCTGTAGTGTTATTAATCGGAGCACATCCAATTCGGTAA
- a CDS encoding caspase family protein: protein MRLKLLFLFLLIIQTNSTFSQKKSTIIIQKSNYFSVSGPPFGINFKLSGDKSKIAFLTDEDIEIWDISSRRILFKKEIGNNAHRFGLNYSGDIFYVFKENTNKKKSLCVFYEITQKEPILTVKLDIIDIIKFDKKGEKFGIIKNGKIINQTIDFYKKEKNKYIIDYTLKKPYKNLFSFVFDLEFTSDEKYFDLFIAENCTKDSPVIFQKWHIENYSLISSKKSNGFNYGCIMTNLINNFTLINEYKPSSKNLNEKLLVNNISLRGKKHAELFDFKSGTIRSISNSNIGFLKVEIINKRLIATINADYSISIWDIQSGNLINRMNSIKVSTTQTKLKTTPPLKISNISVNESKNEVYFSIKGRGQIWVWNYKHNQQEIFSTNILPVTYPFFTSDSTIIYKKGNHIIQYDFKKLKVIDKIKERNDGTRNFDFKYDLNAGIGVIKVRDQLKILGINPLKIIDSISLKTLRPYPLSDPIFISKKLKHIAIIENPDLSMQESAILNNEGNLDVSKINTLSMIPPSSKKIKNLYKNKSSSNVNLYQINNQSITTNGRIKIPMYAINDISFSEDNQKILINSFNFKNFNPEVDIRWSTYLYDINSKSLKEILNNVNGNSSFSRFSKLLCSINETGNHYIIEIRNYNDLKTINKLKISSSYSVSKEKIELSRKLKFLNKSLILFYGKEKNLLVNLKSGKQTFLDLNYDHFDIRQSDSLIVSSNTGLEFFSKNFKKIFSKYFHKDMTSSLIIDNKLNYLNKGKGYELVSLFKNNRTYGFEQFDLKYHRPDLVIESIKETISDSIYNTKELYELAYKKRVQRIGKKEKELQSDIHAPKLTITNKSLLPNKTDNQVIDIDVKAIDHRYFLKNLQISVNGILIRKPNHELKGKSFSETIPLVLSNGKNKILISVINEQGTSSDQEEIHIEYVGQPISSDLYIVSLGVSEYQYLKNTPNSSKDAQKIAEAFKQINTTTIKSLSLINEQVTPNNLKQISEFLSQAKENDVILFFVSGHAIQAESEYFFCTSTSKIDNITTTGITYTDFDNLLGNTRSRNRLLILNTCYSGEVFEANTIKEIEAVNLMRKVFEDLKLTNGTTVISASEGTNKYYESNTKGNGIITLAILDILNLKEKITVQEFCKDIIQYCTTKSDEDPFESKLNKNIPLIRHNNIYNNFRMW from the coding sequence ATGCGACTAAAGCTACTGTTTCTCTTTTTGCTTATTATTCAAACAAATAGTACTTTTTCTCAAAAAAAAAGCACTATAATAATTCAAAAGTCTAATTACTTTAGTGTTTCTGGGCCTCCTTTTGGTATTAACTTTAAACTAAGTGGGGATAAATCTAAAATAGCCTTTTTAACTGATGAAGACATTGAAATATGGGATATTTCTTCAAGAAGAATTTTATTCAAAAAGGAAATTGGAAATAATGCACATAGATTTGGCCTTAACTATTCTGGTGATATATTCTATGTTTTTAAAGAAAATACAAACAAAAAAAAGAGTCTCTGTGTGTTTTATGAAATCACACAAAAAGAACCTATCCTAACCGTAAAATTAGATATTATTGATATCATAAAGTTTGATAAAAAAGGAGAAAAGTTCGGTATAATAAAAAATGGTAAAATAATTAATCAAACTATTGATTTCTATAAAAAAGAAAAGAACAAGTATATCATAGACTATACTCTAAAAAAACCGTATAAGAATTTATTTTCTTTTGTTTTTGATTTAGAGTTTACCAGTGATGAAAAATATTTTGATTTATTTATTGCAGAAAATTGCACAAAAGATTCTCCTGTCATCTTTCAAAAGTGGCATATCGAAAATTATAGTCTTATAAGTTCAAAAAAGTCGAATGGATTTAATTATGGCTGTATTATGACAAATCTAATAAATAACTTTACTCTTATTAACGAATATAAGCCATCTAGTAAAAATTTGAATGAAAAATTATTAGTCAATAATATCTCCTTAAGAGGTAAAAAACATGCTGAATTATTTGATTTTAAATCTGGCACCATAAGGAGTATTAGTAATTCTAATATTGGCTTTCTAAAAGTTGAAATAATAAATAAAAGATTAATCGCGACCATAAATGCTGATTATTCTATTTCTATCTGGGATATACAATCAGGGAATTTGATTAATAGAATGAATTCAATTAAAGTTTCAACAACACAAACTAAATTAAAAACAACTCCTCCCTTAAAAATTTCAAATATCTCAGTAAACGAAAGTAAAAATGAAGTTTATTTTAGTATTAAAGGAAGAGGGCAAATTTGGGTGTGGAACTATAAACATAATCAGCAAGAAATTTTTAGCACAAATATCCTACCTGTTACGTATCCCTTTTTTACATCCGATTCTACAATAATTTATAAAAAAGGAAATCATATTATTCAATATGATTTCAAAAAATTAAAAGTAATCGATAAAATAAAAGAAAGAAATGATGGAACAAGAAACTTTGATTTCAAATATGATCTTAATGCTGGGATCGGAGTTATCAAGGTTAGGGATCAACTAAAAATTTTAGGAATAAACCCATTAAAGATAATTGATTCCATATCTCTTAAAACTTTAAGGCCTTATCCCCTTTCGGACCCAATTTTTATAAGCAAAAAACTTAAACATATTGCCATTATTGAAAATCCAGATTTGAGTATGCAAGAATCAGCAATTTTAAATAACGAAGGTAATCTGGATGTAAGCAAAATTAACACACTTAGTATGATTCCTCCTTCTTCAAAAAAAATTAAAAATTTGTATAAAAATAAATCTTCTTCCAACGTAAACCTATATCAAATCAATAATCAATCAATAACCACGAACGGGAGAATCAAAATCCCTATGTATGCTATAAACGATATCAGTTTTTCGGAAGACAATCAAAAAATACTAATTAATAGTTTTAATTTTAAGAATTTTAATCCCGAAGTAGATATAAGGTGGTCAACTTATCTATATGATATTAATTCTAAGTCCTTAAAAGAAATTTTAAATAATGTAAATGGTAATTCTTCATTTAGTCGATTTTCTAAATTGTTATGTTCTATAAACGAAACAGGCAATCATTATATAATTGAAATAAGAAATTACAATGATTTAAAAACTATTAATAAATTAAAAATAAGCTCTTCATATTCAGTAAGTAAAGAAAAAATCGAACTATCACGAAAACTAAAATTTTTAAACAAATCTCTGATTTTATTTTATGGAAAAGAAAAAAACCTTTTAGTCAATCTTAAATCAGGAAAACAAACTTTTCTTGATTTGAATTATGATCATTTTGATATAAGACAATCAGACTCACTAATTGTGAGTAGCAATACGGGGTTAGAGTTTTTTTCTAAAAATTTCAAAAAAATATTTTCAAAGTATTTTCATAAAGACATGACCAGTAGTTTGATTATTGATAATAAGCTCAACTATCTCAACAAAGGAAAAGGATACGAGTTGGTATCCTTATTTAAAAATAATAGAACATACGGTTTTGAGCAATTCGATCTAAAATACCATAGACCCGATTTGGTCATAGAATCTATAAAAGAAACCATAAGCGATAGTATCTATAATACCAAAGAACTTTATGAATTAGCATATAAGAAAAGGGTACAACGAATTGGTAAAAAGGAAAAAGAATTACAATCTGATATCCATGCACCAAAACTTACCATTACAAATAAGTCACTATTACCCAACAAAACAGATAACCAGGTAATCGATATTGATGTAAAGGCAATAGATCATAGATACTTTTTAAAAAACCTTCAGATCAGTGTTAATGGTATTTTAATCAGAAAACCAAATCATGAATTAAAAGGAAAATCATTTTCTGAAACCATACCATTGGTTTTATCTAATGGAAAAAATAAAATCCTGATATCTGTAATTAATGAACAAGGAACATCTTCTGACCAGGAGGAAATACATATAGAATATGTAGGACAACCCATCTCTTCTGATTTGTATATCGTTTCCTTAGGAGTTTCAGAATACCAGTACCTAAAAAACACTCCGAACTCTTCAAAAGATGCTCAAAAAATAGCAGAAGCTTTTAAGCAAATTAATACGACTACAATAAAATCATTAAGCTTAATCAATGAGCAGGTAACCCCAAATAATTTGAAACAGATTTCTGAGTTTTTATCACAAGCCAAAGAAAACGATGTGATTTTGTTTTTTGTTTCTGGTCATGCCATTCAAGCAGAAAGTGAATATTTCTTTTGTACAAGTACTTCAAAAATTGACAATATTACTACCACTGGCATTACTTATACTGATTTTGATAATCTTCTGGGAAATACACGATCCAGAAACAGGCTACTCATATTAAACACATGTTACTCTGGTGAAGTTTTTGAAGCCAATACTATAAAAGAAATAGAAGCTGTTAATCTAATGAGAAAAGTTTTTGAAGATCTGAAATTAACCAATGGTACTACGGTTATTTCTGCTTCAGAAGGAACTAATAAATACTACGAAAGTAATACTAAAGGAAATGGGATAATAACGCTTGCGATTTTAGATATACTTAATTTGAAGGAAAAAATTACAGTTCAGGAATTTTGCAAAGACATCATTCAATATTGTACCACAAAAAGCGATGAAGATCCTTTTGAGAGTAAACTCAACAAAAACATTCCATTAATCAGACACAACAATATATATAATAACTTCAGGATGTGGTAA